Below is a genomic region from Roseovarius arcticus.
GTCTAGCACTGTGGCGTGGCCGCTGCCCGCACGTTTTAGAAAACGGAATGCAATATCGCCAGTCCCGCCCGCTACATCCAGCAGTTGCTGACCAGGGCGCGGCGCCAGCCAATCCATCATCGCATCCTTCCAGACACGGTGGATGCCGAGGCTCATCACATCGTTCATTACATCGTATTTACTGGCGACCGAGCCAAAGACACCGCGCACGCGGCCTGCCTTTTCATTCTCGGGAATGTCCTGAAATCCGAAATGGGTGGTGTTTTCGCTCATCGCTCTTGCCTTGCGTCGGTTCAGTCCCTTGTTATAGGGCGCAAGGCCACAGACACAATGCGGCGCTTTTGTAAGAGGCCAAGTCATGCCCGAATTACCCGAAGTTGAAACAGTGCGGCGCGGCCTTGCCCCTGTGATGGAGGGTGCCGTCATTGCGCGCGCCGATGTGAATAGGCCAAACCTGCGCTGGCCCTTCCCACCGGACATGGCCGCGCGGCTAACGGGACAGCGCATTCTGCGCCTGCGGCGCCGGTCGAAATATATCTTGGCGGATCTGGAGTCTGGCGAGACTTTGTTGATCCATCTCGGCATGTCGGGCCGGATGCTGATCTCGGGCGATGCTCTGGGCCAGTTTGTGCACGACCACCCCGCGCCTGAAAAGCACGATCACGTCGTCTTTCACATGCACAATGGTGCGCGCATTACCTTTAACGATCCCCGCCGATTTGGCGCGATGGATGTGTTTTCCACGATTGGCGCCGACGATCACGCCCTGCTGGCTAAGCTGGGGCCAGAGCCGCTGGGCAACCATTTTGACGAGGCATATTTTGCCGCCGCGCTGGATGGTAAGAATACGCCGATCAAGTCAGCCCTGCTGGACCAGCGCATCGTG
It encodes:
- the mutM gene encoding bifunctional DNA-formamidopyrimidine glycosylase/DNA-(apurinic or apyrimidinic site) lyase, with amino-acid sequence MPELPEVETVRRGLAPVMEGAVIARADVNRPNLRWPFPPDMAARLTGQRILRLRRRSKYILADLESGETLLIHLGMSGRMLISGDALGQFVHDHPAPEKHDHVVFHMHNGARITFNDPRRFGAMDVFSTIGADDHALLAKLGPEPLGNHFDEAYFAAALDGKNTPIKSALLDQRIVAGLGNIYVCEALFRAGISPRKRAGNLSARRAGSLVPIIRTVLMDAIEAGGSSLRDFKQTDGELGYFQHRFDVYGREGQPCRRVGCRGTVGRVVQSGRSSFYCGGCQR